Proteins from one Sulfurovum sp. TSL1 genomic window:
- a CDS encoding thioredoxin domain-containing protein: MANRLKNEHSPYLQQHADNPVDWYPWGEEAFEKARKENKAIFLSIGYSSCHWCHVMEDESFKDEATAKILNEHFIAVKVDREERPDIDKHFQEVYQLMNQRPGGWPTSIFLTQEQKPFYSATYIPDEPRYGMMSFSSLLEVIAEKYSKEKALLTEKADEILRFLNPKEDSIQATKLDLSIIPRVSDQAKQLFDNTNGGFNKAPKFPQASMLDLLLDLYRITEDKETLDMALHSLTCMAKGGLRDLVEGGFCRYSTDNEWLVPHFEKMTYDNALLAEVYLKAYHVRGEDFYRSVAFETIDFMMENMSEDGLFYSASDADTEGEEGKYFVYTYEKALKSFDKAGIPSQEHAALAEALHITKEGNFEGKNIVRIEEPAHSGDIPYYDEAIQALRKRREKRTHPFIDKKVLVSWNAMMIKTLFKASRADHAYLKPALRSLDALLESMYINSELFHSTLIGKKPKIKAFLEDYAYLADTLIEAYESTLDETYLMTATKLTNSAIEKYYAQGKWKFSRGEFETNADIYDSSYPSSVATMLSVLYSISSLVDVVYKKFVFKTLEIYSYDIMRQPISTPRMSRMVIRYLKDDVIIKAKEYALKTHIKELDTLPHPFSLLKNDTNDGFMLCNSNSCFGHEKDFKGIIEILENR; this comes from the coding sequence ATGGCAAATCGTCTTAAAAATGAGCACTCCCCTTACTTACAGCAACATGCTGACAATCCTGTAGACTGGTACCCTTGGGGAGAAGAAGCCTTTGAAAAAGCACGAAAAGAGAACAAAGCGATCTTTCTTTCCATAGGGTACAGTTCTTGCCACTGGTGCCATGTCATGGAAGATGAGTCTTTTAAAGATGAAGCGACCGCGAAGATCCTGAATGAACATTTCATTGCAGTCAAAGTAGACAGGGAAGAGCGCCCGGACATAGACAAACATTTTCAGGAAGTCTACCAGCTGATGAACCAACGTCCGGGAGGCTGGCCGACTTCCATCTTTCTCACACAGGAACAAAAGCCTTTCTACTCAGCGACCTACATACCCGATGAGCCACGTTATGGTATGATGAGCTTTTCAAGTTTACTCGAAGTGATCGCTGAAAAATACAGCAAAGAAAAAGCGCTGCTTACCGAAAAAGCCGATGAGATACTCCGTTTTCTCAATCCCAAAGAAGATAGCATACAGGCCACAAAACTGGACCTCAGTATCATCCCAAGGGTTTCGGATCAGGCCAAACAGCTCTTTGATAATACAAACGGCGGCTTTAACAAAGCACCTAAATTCCCTCAGGCTTCTATGCTGGATCTACTCCTGGACCTCTACCGTATCACTGAAGATAAAGAGACACTGGACATGGCACTGCACTCACTCACCTGTATGGCAAAAGGCGGATTGAGAGATCTTGTGGAGGGTGGTTTTTGCCGTTACTCTACCGATAATGAATGGCTTGTCCCCCATTTTGAAAAAATGACCTATGACAATGCCCTGCTGGCAGAAGTCTACCTCAAAGCCTACCATGTAAGAGGAGAAGACTTTTACAGATCTGTTGCTTTTGAAACGATAGACTTTATGATGGAAAATATGAGTGAGGACGGCCTCTTCTACTCTGCCTCGGATGCCGATACAGAAGGTGAAGAGGGCAAATACTTTGTCTATACCTATGAAAAAGCTTTAAAGTCATTTGATAAAGCAGGTATCCCTAGCCAGGAACATGCTGCTCTTGCAGAGGCACTGCATATCACAAAAGAAGGAAACTTTGAAGGCAAGAACATCGTGCGTATAGAGGAACCCGCACACAGCGGCGATATCCCTTATTATGATGAAGCGATACAGGCACTGAGAAAACGCAGAGAAAAGCGTACCCACCCTTTCATAGACAAAAAAGTGCTTGTCTCATGGAATGCCATGATGATCAAAACGCTCTTTAAAGCCTCTCGTGCAGATCATGCGTACCTCAAACCAGCGCTCAGATCTCTGGATGCATTGCTGGAGAGTATGTACATCAATTCTGAACTCTTTCACTCTACACTGATAGGTAAAAAACCGAAGATCAAAGCATTTTTGGAAGATTATGCCTATCTTGCAGACACGCTTATCGAAGCATACGAAAGTACACTGGATGAAACCTATCTTATGACGGCAACAAAACTGACGAACAGTGCCATTGAAAAATACTATGCCCAGGGGAAATGGAAGTTCTCACGCGGAGAGTTTGAAACCAATGCGGACATTTATGACAGCTCCTATCCTTCTTCCGTTGCCACCATGCTCTCTGTACTTTACAGCATCTCCTCTTTGGTGGATGTCGTCTATAAAAAGTTTGTCTTTAAAACACTCGAGATCTACTCTTATGATATCATGCGCCAGCCTATCTCTACGCCGCGTATGAGCCGTATGGTGATCCGTTATCTCAAAGATGATGTCATTATCAAAGCCAAAGAGTATGCACTTAAAACACATATCAAAGAGCTGGATACCCTTCCTCATCCCTTCTCTCTTTTGAAAAATGATACCAATGACGGTTTTATGCTGTGTAATTCCAACAGCTGTTTTGGGCATGAAAAAGATTTTAAAGGCATTATAGAAATTTTAGAGAATCGTTAA
- a CDS encoding FAD:protein FMN transferase, translated as MRLFIVLFFPLFLLAQEGLQTRTQVLMGTFVSISLPQTYNQEITRSFELLRHIEDSLSTYDETATLAKLNKNHHVEYDPYLAEALTLSRSYYDESNGYFDITIGSISKKLYHFGEEKTYSPSKQELRNAHLDIHGIHIDDKQIIIDENITIDLGGMGKGYGADKVAQYLDEQNITKGIIALSGDIRCLDQCEVYLQSPYSEQTFAKVKSKKAQLSISTSGIYRRYATTKAEHHLINPKTASQGREFVSVSLFTTADNAKIDAYATALSVMSRTEALAFLKEKKDIGFILVDKEGKILYGNVTDLVTIEWLGYKENPTNPSKRKNSSTKHESAASLIHPDTTNPNAMTK; from the coding sequence ATGCGTCTTTTTATTGTTCTTTTCTTTCCTCTGTTCTTACTTGCGCAAGAGGGCCTGCAAACACGTACACAGGTACTGATGGGGACTTTTGTAAGTATTTCACTACCACAAACATACAACCAGGAGATCACCAGATCTTTTGAACTGCTAAGACATATCGAAGATTCTCTCTCTACCTATGATGAGACTGCTACACTGGCAAAACTGAACAAGAACCATCATGTGGAGTATGACCCTTATCTGGCTGAAGCGCTGACACTTTCAAGATCTTACTATGATGAGAGCAACGGTTACTTTGATATCACGATCGGATCGATCTCCAAAAAGCTCTACCATTTTGGAGAAGAGAAAACCTACTCCCCCTCCAAACAGGAATTACGTAATGCCCATCTGGATATCCACGGTATCCATATAGATGACAAGCAGATCATCATAGATGAAAACATCACCATAGACCTTGGCGGTATGGGCAAAGGGTATGGTGCAGACAAAGTTGCACAGTATCTTGATGAACAAAATATCACGAAAGGGATCATTGCACTGAGCGGGGATATCAGATGTTTGGACCAATGCGAGGTCTATCTTCAGTCACCCTACTCTGAACAGACATTTGCCAAAGTCAAAAGCAAAAAAGCACAACTTTCCATCTCTACAAGCGGTATTTACAGGAGATATGCCACCACCAAAGCAGAACATCACCTCATCAATCCAAAGACCGCTTCACAGGGGCGTGAATTTGTTTCCGTATCGCTTTTTACGACTGCCGACAACGCCAAAATCGATGCCTATGCCACAGCACTCTCTGTCATGTCAAGAACAGAAGCATTGGCATTTTTAAAAGAGAAGAAGGATATCGGCTTTATACTGGTTGATAAAGAGGGGAAAATACTCTATGGAAATGTAACAGATCTTGTGACTATAGAGTGGTTAGGCTACAAAGAAAACCCAACCAATCCAAGCAAGAGAAAAAACAGTAGCACAAAACACGAAAGTGCTGCAAGTTTGATCCATCCTGATACCACTAATCCAAACGCAATGACAAAGTAG
- a CDS encoding FMN-binding protein — MKQIFFTLLLGTLLSQSSVASSKASVDEVIKSSFTGVSTIDPKQIILTKKQFSQVQSRAKAAVRTKVYRYYDIKSKNERLGYAVLIARKVRGKKATVLYAFDNCGTLKFTEIMAFGEPPEYIPNKTWMSQLQDKDASATLTVGKDIPTISGSTLSARSITEGARVARAIYEIVLK, encoded by the coding sequence ATGAAACAAATCTTTTTTACACTGCTGCTTGGGACACTGTTGTCCCAAAGCAGTGTTGCTAGCAGTAAAGCATCTGTAGATGAGGTGATAAAATCCTCATTTACAGGAGTGAGCACGATAGACCCAAAGCAGATCATACTGACAAAAAAACAGTTTTCTCAGGTACAGTCCAGAGCGAAGGCAGCTGTGAGAACTAAAGTGTATCGTTATTACGATATTAAAAGTAAGAATGAAAGACTGGGTTATGCTGTACTTATAGCAAGAAAAGTAAGAGGGAAGAAGGCGACCGTACTCTATGCATTTGATAACTGTGGAACCTTGAAGTTTACGGAAATTATGGCATTTGGTGAGCCGCCGGAGTATATACCGAACAAAACGTGGATGAGCCAACTGCAGGATAAAGATGCCTCCGCAACACTGACGGTAGGGAAAGATATACCTACGATCAGCGGTTCCACTCTCTCGGCAAGGTCGATCACTGAAGGTGCAAGAGTCGCCAGAGCCATTTATGAAATTGTATTAAAGTAA
- a CDS encoding porin: MKKMTTALSVAAMMAMGAQAATLEERVKVLEEQNTVLTEEVLATQTGGFTLVDTKKSYSGMGPAASKVYFSKNPLSIGGYGEMFYANPDNGDDFADVYRFITYFGYKFNDWIVLNTEIEFEHGANAEDGGEVVVEFLYLDFLLSQEINFRLGHVLTPMGLINQRHEPTLFNTVQRPDIEKYLLPSTWHENGALVYGRFDSVDIEYTAGVINALNVNNANTMTPNGSWIRSARLGSSANAPFDPAFVGRVDYTGINGLMAGASVYYGDGSNLKNDAINDVSGLDTTIFDIHASYDNGPFSAYGLYTQTNLDGAEKLGSSAVEEASGYYANVSYDISSLVGLEYKLPVFAQYEDYNPVEKTVDGLNEDAFQTEIVTIGLNFFPADQVVLKADYAMKEVNNVDTNTFSFGLGFIF, from the coding sequence ATGAAAAAAATGACAACGGCATTAAGTGTTGCAGCGATGATGGCAATGGGTGCACAGGCAGCTACATTGGAAGAGAGAGTAAAAGTATTAGAGGAACAGAACACTGTACTTACAGAAGAGGTTTTAGCGACGCAAACAGGTGGCTTTACACTTGTAGATACAAAAAAATCATACAGCGGTATGGGACCGGCAGCTTCTAAAGTATATTTTTCTAAAAACCCACTCTCTATAGGGGGATATGGTGAAATGTTCTATGCAAATCCTGATAATGGGGATGATTTTGCAGATGTCTATAGATTTATTACCTATTTCGGATACAAATTCAATGACTGGATCGTACTGAACACTGAGATAGAGTTTGAACATGGTGCCAATGCAGAGGATGGTGGTGAAGTAGTTGTAGAGTTTCTTTACCTAGACTTCTTACTTAGCCAGGAAATAAACTTTAGACTTGGGCATGTACTCACTCCGATGGGTCTCATAAACCAAAGACATGAACCGACACTCTTTAACACGGTACAAAGACCGGATATTGAAAAATACCTTCTACCTAGTACATGGCATGAGAACGGTGCATTGGTCTATGGTAGATTTGACAGTGTAGATATTGAATATACGGCAGGTGTGATCAATGCATTGAATGTAAATAATGCAAATACTATGACACCAAATGGTTCATGGATCAGAAGTGCAAGACTTGGTTCGAGTGCAAATGCGCCGTTTGACCCTGCTTTTGTAGGCCGTGTGGACTATACGGGTATCAATGGACTTATGGCGGGTGCTTCTGTCTACTATGGTGATGGTTCAAATCTTAAAAATGATGCAATTAACGATGTATCTGGACTTGATACCACCATATTTGATATCCATGCAAGTTATGACAACGGTCCGTTCTCGGCGTACGGGCTTTACACACAGACAAATTTGGATGGTGCAGAAAAGCTTGGAAGTAGTGCTGTTGAAGAAGCAAGCGGTTACTATGCCAATGTCTCTTACGATATCTCTTCTTTAGTGGGACTTGAGTATAAATTACCGGTTTTTGCACAATACGAAGACTATAACCCTGTAGAAAAGACAGTAGACGGCTTGAATGAAGATGCATTTCAGACAGAAATTGTTACAATCGGTTTAAATTTCTTCCCTGCAGATCAGGTGGTATTGAAAGCTGACTATGCGATGAAAGAAGTGAATAATGTAGATACCAATACATTTTCTTTTGGTCTAGGCTTTATATTTTAA
- a CDS encoding cytochrome-c peroxidase, with protein MKFNTLLATTLTGLIFTGCGGGSSSSENFGRNQIALGEKLYHDTNLSNNRTMSCATCHVIENAFVDPRPTNLSLGASLGDDGLSIGDRNAPIAAYAKFIPRFHFDTHEGLYIGGQFLDGRALDLTEQAKGPFLNPVEMNMPDAASVIARVQENAEYVQAFKAIYGDDIFNNTQKAYEALADTIAKFEKSNTFSPFSSKYDKALKGDAILTEQETRGLALFNGKAECAACHPSDGTHAQFTDFSYDNLGVPVNHALRDANGKGDTFVDNGLYNNPHVNDAGLKGAFRVSTLRNIAVTGPYMHNGVFKDLATVVHFYNTRDVPGAVNPETGEVWEKGEVDINKNTAELGNLGLTAEEEADLVAFLKTLTDEQYEHLIP; from the coding sequence ATGAAATTCAATACGCTTTTGGCCACTACACTGACCGGTCTTATCTTTACAGGATGCGGAGGAGGTAGTTCCTCTTCAGAGAACTTTGGGAGGAATCAGATTGCATTGGGAGAAAAACTCTATCATGATACGAATCTCTCTAATAATAGAACGATGTCCTGTGCAACCTGTCATGTCATAGAGAATGCTTTTGTAGATCCTAGACCTACAAACTTGAGTTTAGGTGCTTCTCTGGGTGATGACGGCCTTTCTATAGGAGATAGAAATGCACCTATTGCAGCCTATGCTAAATTTATACCAAGATTTCATTTTGATACACACGAAGGACTCTATATAGGAGGACAATTTTTAGATGGAAGAGCCTTAGACCTTACAGAACAGGCAAAAGGCCCCTTTTTGAATCCTGTTGAAATGAATATGCCAGATGCGGCATCGGTCATAGCAAGAGTACAAGAGAATGCAGAATATGTGCAGGCATTTAAAGCAATATATGGAGATGATATCTTCAATAATACACAAAAAGCCTATGAAGCGCTTGCTGACACCATTGCAAAATTTGAAAAAAGTAATACTTTTTCTCCTTTTAGTTCCAAATATGATAAAGCCCTCAAAGGAGATGCCATACTCACAGAACAGGAGACGAGAGGATTGGCCCTTTTTAACGGGAAAGCAGAGTGTGCTGCATGTCACCCCTCTGATGGTACCCATGCACAATTTACAGACTTTTCCTATGATAACTTAGGCGTACCGGTCAATCATGCACTGCGTGATGCCAATGGGAAAGGAGATACTTTTGTAGACAATGGTCTTTATAACAATCCACATGTGAATGATGCCGGCCTTAAAGGGGCATTTAGAGTGTCTACTTTGCGAAACATCGCTGTTACTGGACCCTATATGCACAACGGTGTCTTTAAAGACTTGGCTACAGTGGTACATTTCTATAATACAAGAGATGTTCCCGGTGCTGTCAATCCTGAAACAGGCGAAGTATGGGAAAAAGGTGAAGTAGATATAAATAAAAATACCGCAGAACTTGGTAACCTTGGATTAACTGCTGAAGAAGAAGCAGATCTAGTTGCCTTTCTCAAAACGCTTACCGATGAACAATATGAACATTTGATCCCATAA
- a CDS encoding DUF2892 domain-containing protein — MKCNIGKIDRIIRTIIGVALLVWGIMNNNIIADVVGGVLLLTVIIGWCPPYALLGINTGCKTKND; from the coding sequence ATGAAATGTAACATAGGAAAAATAGATAGGATCATCCGAACTATAATTGGTGTGGCTTTACTGGTTTGGGGAATCATGAATAACAATATCATTGCAGATGTTGTAGGAGGAGTCCTTCTCTTGACTGTTATTATAGGATGGTGTCCACCTTATGCATTACTTGGAATAAATACAGGGTGTAAAACCAAGAACGATTAA
- a CDS encoding DUF1538 domain-containing protein: protein MKESLNIFYGDLKNSFKDLLPIIIVVALFQGIIIRTVPDNLTSIVIGLTIVAIGLALFIRGLELGIFPIGEGLAIDFAKKGSVFWLLLFAFTIGFSTTVAEPALIAIADKAALISNGLIDAFWLRMTVALSVGFAIALGTLRILLGHPIAYYIISGYILVVLVTFFAPKEIIGLAYDSGGVTTSTVTVPLVAALGIGLSSSIKGRNPAIDGFGLIAFASLTPMIFVQIYGIIVYNAGETSALSTVVTEVAESTKSAATAYTFSAMDIFMELLGVIKDVAPILIVIFFFQYVIIKKPVAYLHKIATGIIMVILGLYAFIVGLEMGLFPIGETIAFQLTDTGNYLLIYLFAFLIGFSTTMAEPALLAIAIKADEISEGKIKQNILRMIVAFGVAIGIGLGSYRIVAGDPIHYYIIVGYIFVIIFTYFAPKYIIPIAYDSGGVTTSTVTVPLVAALGLGLAENLEWCDPLIDGFGLIAFASLFPMLTVMGYGIYAEYYKKQQKVEPSNIEGEAL, encoded by the coding sequence ATGAAAGAAAGTTTAAATATATTTTATGGAGATCTAAAAAATTCGTTTAAAGATCTCCTTCCCATTATCATTGTTGTTGCCCTGTTTCAAGGTATCATCATCCGGACTGTGCCGGATAATCTCACTTCGATTGTTATAGGTCTTACGATCGTGGCAATAGGATTGGCACTTTTTATCCGTGGTCTTGAACTGGGTATCTTTCCCATAGGAGAAGGATTGGCCATAGACTTTGCTAAAAAAGGTTCGGTCTTTTGGCTGTTGCTTTTTGCTTTTACTATAGGGTTTTCAACCACTGTAGCAGAACCTGCACTTATCGCCATAGCAGATAAAGCCGCGTTGATATCTAATGGTCTGATAGATGCTTTCTGGCTTCGTATGACCGTTGCACTCTCTGTAGGATTTGCCATCGCACTGGGTACACTTCGTATCTTATTGGGGCATCCTATAGCTTACTACATTATCAGTGGATATATTTTAGTGGTACTTGTTACTTTTTTTGCGCCCAAAGAGATCATCGGACTGGCATATGACAGTGGCGGGGTCACCACTTCTACGGTGACTGTTCCACTGGTGGCTGCGTTGGGGATCGGTTTGTCTTCAAGTATCAAAGGGCGTAATCCGGCCATAGACGGCTTTGGCCTGATCGCGTTTGCATCTCTGACACCCATGATATTTGTACAGATCTACGGTATCATCGTTTACAATGCAGGAGAGACAAGTGCCCTATCTACCGTAGTTACAGAAGTTGCTGAAAGTACAAAGAGTGCAGCGACTGCCTATACTTTTTCAGCGATGGACATCTTTATGGAACTCCTGGGTGTGATCAAGGATGTTGCCCCTATTCTCATCGTGATATTCTTTTTTCAGTATGTCATTATCAAAAAACCTGTGGCATACTTACATAAGATAGCCACAGGTATCATTATGGTGATCCTGGGGCTTTATGCATTCATCGTAGGACTTGAAATGGGACTTTTCCCCATAGGAGAGACCATCGCTTTTCAGCTTACGGATACGGGTAACTACCTTCTTATTTATTTGTTCGCATTTCTTATAGGTTTCTCTACGACGATGGCAGAACCTGCACTCTTGGCTATAGCCATCAAAGCAGATGAGATAAGTGAAGGGAAAATTAAACAAAATATACTTAGAATGATAGTAGCATTTGGTGTGGCTATCGGGATCGGGTTGGGTTCATACCGTATCGTTGCTGGTGATCCTATACATTACTATATTATTGTAGGCTATATCTTTGTGATTATTTTTACCTATTTTGCACCAAAATACATTATACCCATTGCCTATGACAGTGGTGGGGTTACCACTTCAACGGTCACCGTACCTTTGGTTGCAGCACTGGGCTTGGGATTGGCAGAAAACCTGGAATGGTGTGATCCACTGATAGATGGGTTTGGTCTCATTGCCTTTGCCTCCCTGTTTCCGATGCTTACTGTGATGGGGTATGGGATTTACGCAGAATATTATAAAAAGCAACAGAAGGTAGAACCATCCAATATTGAAGGAGAAGCATTATGA
- a CDS encoding transcriptional regulator yields the protein MKFTALIVIIQDKDEEAAIEAAKGAGAGSVTILHGKNIGLEEKKVFFGLTLEENVSVLLFVLPRKLSLQVMRLLREKFDLDNPENSGLAFTLPLTHVAGLDTKELHKFEHDIKSII from the coding sequence ATGAAATTCACAGCACTGATCGTCATCATACAGGATAAAGATGAAGAAGCCGCTATAGAAGCTGCCAAGGGAGCAGGAGCAGGTTCTGTAACTATTTTACATGGAAAAAATATCGGGCTTGAAGAGAAAAAAGTGTTCTTTGGTCTTACACTTGAGGAAAATGTCTCTGTACTGCTTTTTGTCTTACCGAGAAAACTCTCACTGCAGGTCATGCGCTTGCTTCGTGAAAAGTTCGATCTGGACAACCCGGAAAACAGCGGATTGGCATTTACTCTACCATTAACGCATGTAGCAGGTCTTGATACCAAAGAGTTACACAAATTTGAACATGATATCAAATCGATAATATAA
- a CDS encoding CBS domain-containing protein, which produces MLVEKVMTPKEKLIVISVMSTVREALKLMKEHQVRSVIVDKNTEDGAYGLLTFKNILQSIVAEDGDIDLLNVYDIATTPAFSVSAKLDVKYAAKMMVQNSIKRLLVIDNNELYGILTMTDIIGILMDSVE; this is translated from the coding sequence ATGTTAGTAGAAAAAGTAATGACACCTAAAGAAAAATTGATAGTGATCTCAGTGATGTCAACAGTCAGAGAAGCACTGAAGTTAATGAAAGAACACCAGGTACGCTCTGTCATTGTAGACAAAAACACAGAGGATGGTGCCTATGGACTTTTGACCTTTAAAAATATTTTGCAAAGTATCGTTGCGGAGGATGGTGACATCGATCTGCTCAATGTCTATGACATTGCTACAACACCGGCCTTCTCTGTCTCTGCTAAACTTGATGTAAAGTATGCGGCAAAAATGATGGTACAAAACAGCATTAAACGTCTACTGGTCATTGATAACAATGAACTTTACGGTATCCTCACCATGACCGATATCATTGGTATCCTTATGGATAGTGTAGAATAA